In a genomic window of Methanosarcina horonobensis HB-1 = JCM 15518:
- a CDS encoding ABC transporter ATP-binding protein — MLKAENLRCVYTSGLIKTVKKTAVCGVDLEICPGETVAIVGESGCGKSTLAKMLVQQLAPASGDVFFDGMKLTGMSWKNLRKFMGKIQLIPQNPDNVVDPKWTVERSVSEPFVICGGFSKEEISANVDSLFSEVGLSAEHKTRYPHELSGGELQRMVIARALALKPELLVCDEATSMLDVSVQAFIVTMLKEIQKKRGLGLVFITHDLEAAKAVSDRVLVMYAGEIVEEGKDVFDRPLHPYTRALLDAVRYASLEVVLPEETGALPDGFSGCSYYRLCRERTDTCKEPQKLRDVSGKLVRCWKPK; from the coding sequence ATGCTTAAGGCAGAGAACCTGCGCTGTGTTTACACCTCAGGATTGATTAAAACCGTCAAAAAGACAGCTGTTTGCGGCGTTGATCTTGAGATTTGTCCGGGCGAGACGGTGGCTATTGTCGGGGAGTCGGGGTGCGGGAAGTCAACGCTTGCAAAGATGCTTGTCCAGCAACTTGCGCCGGCTTCCGGAGATGTGTTTTTCGACGGGATGAAACTGACCGGGATGAGCTGGAAGAATCTCCGGAAGTTTATGGGAAAAATCCAGCTGATCCCCCAGAATCCTGATAATGTGGTTGATCCTAAATGGACGGTTGAAAGGTCGGTTTCCGAGCCGTTTGTGATTTGCGGAGGCTTTTCCAAAGAGGAGATTTCGGCAAATGTAGATTCCCTGTTTTCAGAGGTGGGCCTTTCTGCGGAGCACAAGACCCGGTATCCGCATGAATTGTCAGGAGGAGAACTGCAGAGGATGGTAATTGCCAGGGCTCTCGCTTTGAAGCCTGAGTTGCTGGTCTGTGACGAGGCGACCTCGATGCTTGATGTATCAGTGCAGGCCTTTATTGTGACGATGCTCAAAGAGATTCAGAAAAAACGCGGTCTCGGACTGGTGTTCATTACGCACGATCTGGAGGCAGCGAAGGCTGTTTCGGACCGGGTGCTGGTGATGTATGCTGGTGAGATTGTTGAGGAGGGAAAGGATGTATTTGACCGGCCTCTGCACCCGTATACGCGCGCTCTTCTGGATGCAGTACGGTATGCATCGCTCGAAGTTGTGCTGCCGGAGGAGACCGGAGCGCTGCCGGATGGTTTTTCGGGCTGTTCCTACTACAGGTTGTGCCGGGAGAGAACGGATACGTGTAAAGAGCCGCAGAAACTACGGGATGTCTCGGGGAAGTTGGTGAGGTGCTGGAAACCAAAATGA
- a CDS encoding DUF4139 domain-containing protein, whose product MISRKSYVWLSLVFIGIAAITAVFAYPGSTGKTVQADEAEITVNGSEIITNGIISSSSIVTKVQPSNPLKFLTAGAAEIDSATEVTVYNHNLALVKERRKLDLNTGVNTVEYTDVAARIDPTSVMFEDTKNKNTAVLEQNYEYDLVSSDKLLDKFLDKEITVTEKEGDTYTGTLLSHDGGVVLRLSDGKVVSITEVSKFEFPDSAGLLTRPTLVWQVYSPVAGSRDVLTSYLTEGMTWNADYIIKTNADDTKADIRGWVSIDNWAGTTYEEAKLKLVAGEVHRVAVPQSSYYGNEVAEEEVGYDGAKGGFVEESFFEYHLYTLERPATLKNNQVKQLSLLSADSVPVKKELIFDASKSENVQVVLNLTNSKEKGLGMPLPAGVVRVYKADSEGQLQFLGEDSIDHTPKDEEIEVAVGSAFDITGARTQTDYNRVSDDVWRESYEIELKNHKSQAQKVRIVEHFYGDWEITTSSDTYEKKDAYTAEWEVTVPADGSKKVTFTVERSY is encoded by the coding sequence ATGATATCAAGAAAAAGTTACGTATGGCTTTCTCTGGTTTTTATCGGAATTGCAGCCATTACTGCAGTGTTTGCTTACCCTGGCTCTACTGGAAAAACGGTTCAGGCAGATGAGGCTGAAATCACTGTGAATGGAAGTGAAATAATCACTAACGGGATTATATCTTCTTCCAGTATAGTAACAAAGGTACAACCTTCAAATCCGCTGAAGTTTCTTACTGCAGGAGCCGCCGAGATTGATTCAGCTACCGAGGTTACGGTTTATAACCATAACCTTGCCCTCGTGAAGGAACGTCGGAAACTCGATCTGAATACCGGAGTCAACACCGTCGAGTATACGGATGTTGCTGCACGTATCGACCCGACCTCAGTCATGTTTGAGGACACAAAAAACAAAAATACTGCCGTGCTTGAACAGAACTATGAGTACGACCTGGTAAGCAGTGACAAACTTCTGGATAAATTCCTGGATAAGGAAATTACTGTAACTGAAAAGGAAGGAGATACGTATACGGGGACTCTTCTCAGCCACGATGGCGGGGTTGTGCTCAGACTGAGTGACGGAAAGGTTGTGAGTATCACAGAGGTTTCTAAATTCGAATTTCCGGATTCTGCAGGTCTTCTCACAAGACCCACCCTGGTCTGGCAGGTCTATTCTCCTGTGGCAGGCAGCCGGGATGTGCTGACTTCCTACCTGACAGAAGGTATGACCTGGAATGCGGACTACATCATAAAGACAAATGCGGATGATACAAAGGCTGACATCCGGGGCTGGGTCAGTATCGACAACTGGGCAGGAACTACCTATGAAGAGGCCAAATTGAAGCTTGTTGCAGGGGAAGTCCACCGTGTAGCTGTACCACAGTCTAGCTATTATGGTAATGAGGTTGCAGAAGAGGAAGTAGGGTACGATGGAGCAAAGGGAGGCTTTGTTGAGGAGTCCTTCTTTGAGTACCACTTATATACACTTGAAAGGCCGGCTACCCTGAAGAACAACCAGGTAAAGCAGCTCTCCCTGCTCTCTGCGGATTCCGTACCCGTGAAAAAGGAGTTAATCTTTGATGCCTCAAAAAGCGAGAATGTGCAGGTAGTCCTGAATCTTACTAACTCAAAAGAAAAAGGTCTTGGAATGCCCCTCCCTGCCGGGGTTGTGAGGGTATATAAAGCTGATTCCGAAGGACAGCTCCAGTTCCTTGGGGAAGACAGTATAGACCATACTCCGAAAGATGAGGAAATAGAGGTTGCTGTAGGAAGTGCTTTTGATATTACCGGCGCCAGGACCCAGACCGACTACAATAGGGTTAGTGATGATGTCTGGCGGGAAAGCTACGAGATCGAACTGAAGAACCACAAATCCCAGGCTCAGAAAGTAAGGATCGTGGAACACTTCTATGGGGACTGGGAGATCACCACAAGTTCCGATACTTACGAAAAGAAGGATGCTTACACTGCCGAGTGGGAAGTAACCGTGCCTGCAGACGGTTCGAAAAAGGTCACTTTCACAGTGGAACGCAGTTACTAA
- the nikB gene encoding nickel ABC transporter permease: MKNKALRLSRGTAMLKDYFIRRALYLIPVLIFISVMSFSLIYIAPGDPAEIMMTSPSGGYDEAAVEAFRIAHGLNQSFYIQYLNWLKDAAVGDFGYSYMSGQPVFETVLNAFRNTLTLSILALAIALVIAIPLGIVSALKHNTVVDAACRLGALIGVSMPNFWQAYLMIILFSVILHWLPASGFGHGTDVSYMIMPAIVLGTGSAAVMMRMVRSSMLDVMGKEYIQTARGKGLSEKIVIIRHALKNALVPVVTVVGLSTGFLLNGSVVVETIFGWPGVGNLVVNSILSQDYMMVQGSVLFVAIIFLLINFFVDLVYVWANPEIRYDRNS, encoded by the coding sequence ATGAAAAATAAAGCGCTGAGATTGTCCAGAGGTACTGCAATGCTAAAGGATTATTTCATCCGCCGGGCTCTGTATCTCATCCCGGTTCTCATATTTATCTCAGTCATGAGTTTCTCACTCATCTACATCGCTCCGGGCGACCCGGCAGAGATTATGATGACGAGTCCCTCAGGTGGATATGATGAGGCAGCTGTTGAAGCGTTCCGCATAGCCCACGGTCTTAACCAGTCGTTTTACATCCAGTATCTGAACTGGCTCAAAGACGCGGCTGTCGGAGACTTTGGCTACTCGTACATGAGCGGACAGCCAGTGTTTGAAACCGTTCTGAATGCATTCAGAAATACGCTGACACTTTCCATTCTCGCCCTTGCAATTGCTCTTGTTATCGCCATCCCGCTTGGCATAGTCTCAGCTCTGAAACATAACACTGTTGTTGATGCCGCCTGCCGCCTGGGGGCTCTTATCGGGGTGTCCATGCCGAACTTCTGGCAGGCTTATCTGATGATAATTCTCTTCTCGGTAATCCTTCACTGGCTCCCTGCATCCGGATTCGGACACGGGACAGACGTCAGCTACATGATTATGCCGGCGATTGTTCTTGGAACAGGGTCAGCGGCTGTAATGATGCGAATGGTCCGTTCAAGCATGCTGGATGTCATGGGAAAGGAGTATATCCAGACCGCACGCGGAAAAGGGCTTTCTGAAAAAATTGTCATCATCAGACACGCATTGAAAAACGCTCTTGTTCCGGTTGTCACGGTGGTTGGTCTGTCGACCGGTTTTCTCTTAAACGGCTCGGTTGTTGTCGAGACAATTTTCGGGTGGCCGGGTGTTGGAAATCTTGTGGTGAACTCAATTCTTTCCCAAGATTATATGATGGTACAGGGCTCGGTGCTCTTTGTTGCCATTATTTTCCTTCTGATCAACTTTTTTGTAGACTTAGTCTACGTTTGGGCAAACCCGGAGATACGCTATGATAGAAATTCTTAA
- a CDS encoding class I SAM-dependent methyltransferase, giving the protein MKDKILEYWDFRSSEYHTEYAKCMDEEMNIWKSIFSEILLADKKIRAVEVGTGPGILAISLAAMGHDVTGVDLSENMLERAAANAKEKGVNVLLVQGDAEEVPLKDGEYDFIFSKYLLWTLPQPDKFLGECYRLLKDGGLMMIIDGLWFQNPDGTEKKNSRHNLFDELYADVKPNLPLAKDNTPERIASLAQYHGFEDFTWRFLDDYDTFLERNDPSGHAAGYIQPPHMILAKKRSQT; this is encoded by the coding sequence ATGAAAGATAAAATATTAGAATACTGGGACTTCAGAAGTTCTGAATATCATACAGAATATGCTAAATGTATGGATGAGGAAATGAACATTTGGAAATCCATTTTTTCTGAGATTTTGCTAGCGGATAAAAAAATCCGTGCAGTAGAAGTTGGAACAGGTCCCGGGATTCTTGCGATCTCTCTTGCTGCCATGGGACATGATGTAACCGGTGTTGATTTGTCTGAAAATATGCTTGAAAGAGCAGCTGCGAATGCTAAAGAAAAGGGAGTAAATGTTTTGTTAGTGCAGGGAGATGCAGAAGAAGTACCTTTAAAAGACGGAGAATATGATTTTATTTTTAGCAAGTATCTTCTCTGGACTCTACCTCAACCGGATAAGTTTCTGGGTGAGTGCTACCGGCTTTTAAAAGACGGCGGCCTTATGATGATAATTGATGGTTTATGGTTCCAGAACCCAGATGGGACAGAGAAGAAAAACAGTCGTCACAATCTTTTTGATGAGTTATATGCTGACGTTAAGCCGAATCTTCCTCTTGCGAAAGACAATACCCCAGAGAGGATAGCCTCCCTCGCACAATACCATGGATTTGAAGACTTCACATGGAGATTTTTGGACGATTATGATACTTTTTTGGAACGAAATGATCCTTCTGGTCATGCAGCAGGGTATATCCAGCCTCCGCATATGATTCTTGCAAAGAAAAGAAGTCAGACCTGA
- the nikC gene encoding nickel transporter permease → MIEILKNRQIILSLIILGGLIFMAVFAGVLAPYDYTEKNVQNRLQAPSSDHLFGTDHLGRDILTMVMYGAQASIFVGFAVVGVSLAIGVTLGVLAGYYGGWLDEIIMRLTDSFLAFPSMFLALAITAFLGQGLENMMIALIIVEWTAFARVARGSTLDVKTKGYVRAPRWVGASNGYVMVKHVLPNIISPVLIMASLGIGNVILAAAGLSFLGLGVQPATPEWGAMLNAGRMYVTTAPWLMLFPGLFIMIAVLAFNYFGDGLRDALDQKMKNTELEGRF, encoded by the coding sequence ATGATAGAAATTCTTAAAAACCGGCAGATTATTCTCTCCCTGATAATTCTTGGAGGGCTTATCTTCATGGCCGTGTTTGCCGGTGTTTTAGCCCCGTATGACTACACGGAAAAGAACGTGCAGAACCGTCTGCAGGCTCCGTCTTCTGACCACCTGTTCGGAACCGATCACCTTGGCCGTGATATCCTGACAATGGTGATGTACGGTGCACAGGCATCCATTTTCGTCGGGTTTGCGGTTGTCGGCGTTTCGCTTGCAATCGGGGTGACACTTGGCGTTCTGGCAGGGTATTACGGCGGGTGGCTGGATGAGATTATCATGCGGCTGACGGATAGCTTCCTTGCGTTTCCGTCGATGTTTCTGGCACTTGCAATTACCGCGTTTCTGGGACAGGGGCTGGAAAACATGATGATTGCTTTAATTATTGTAGAATGGACGGCGTTTGCGAGAGTTGCACGCGGTTCAACACTTGACGTCAAGACAAAAGGCTATGTCCGGGCACCCCGGTGGGTTGGTGCTTCAAATGGGTATGTGATGGTAAAGCATGTTCTTCCAAACATTATCTCTCCGGTTTTGATTATGGCATCGCTTGGGATCGGGAACGTGATTTTGGCAGCGGCCGGTTTAAGTTTCCTTGGGCTTGGGGTGCAGCCGGCAACACCGGAGTGGGGTGCGATGCTGAATGCAGGCCGGATGTATGTCACAACCGCTCCCTGGCTGATGCTTTTCCCGGGCCTTTTTATCATGATAGCCGTTCTTGCATTCAACTATTTTGGCGACGGGTTGCGGGATGCACTTGACCAGAAGATGAAAAATACCGAACTTGAAGGGAGGTTCTGA
- a CDS encoding class I SAM-dependent methyltransferase: protein MKDKITAHWNKVSPNYRKMYRDHLDEEILLMKNLFSEKLPAGKKLNVLDIGTGPGIQAFVFAEMGHNVTALDISEEMLACAKEEANNRNLSIKFVEGDGEKLPFEDCIFDIIVNMHLLWTLTDHDKFFSECRRVLVPGGRILAIDGQWFQPGYVPNRNYNQEERNHDELIEYLPLYDSNSPEMITAIMENNGFSEVSWKSLPEYAEYMKRCDPEGYDYLSVPYLAIGTKC from the coding sequence ATGAAAGACAAAATTACAGCACACTGGAATAAGGTTAGTCCAAATTACCGGAAGATGTATCGTGACCACCTTGATGAAGAGATTCTCCTTATGAAAAACCTCTTTTCAGAGAAGCTTCCAGCGGGTAAAAAACTCAATGTCCTTGATATCGGAACAGGGCCTGGCATCCAGGCATTTGTTTTTGCCGAGATGGGACATAACGTCACTGCTCTTGACATCTCGGAGGAGATGCTTGCATGTGCAAAAGAAGAAGCAAATAACCGTAATTTGTCAATTAAGTTCGTTGAAGGTGACGGAGAAAAACTGCCTTTTGAAGACTGTATATTCGATATTATCGTAAACATGCATCTGCTCTGGACGCTCACAGACCATGACAAATTCTTCAGTGAATGCCGAAGAGTTCTGGTACCAGGGGGCAGGATTCTTGCAATCGACGGCCAATGGTTCCAGCCAGGATACGTTCCAAATAGGAATTACAACCAGGAAGAAAGAAATCACGATGAATTAATAGAATATCTTCCGCTTTATGACAGCAACTCACCTGAAATGATTACAGCCATCATGGAAAATAACGGGTTTTCTGAGGTCTCCTGGAAATCTCTTCCCGAGTATGCCGAGTATATGAAAAGATGCGATCCGGAGGGTTATGACTATTTATCCGTCCCATATCTCGCCATCGGAACAAAATGTTGA
- a CDS encoding ABC transporter ATP-binding protein: MPDVLLKVSGVSVSIPTGQGAVHAVDDAAFSINKHEVFSLIGESGSGKSILGQAIMRLLPPNAVFSGKVELGGKEISALSEKEMQKVRGKTVASIAQNPYLAMNPGIRVGTQVAEPMQAHLGMNKEDARARTCRALKYFDIIPAEVREREYPFQYSGGMLQRAMVAMGTAANPELIIADEPTKGIDVLKRRNIAAIFRKVASDGCAFLLITHDVGFARVMADRIAVNYCGQIIEIAGKDAFFKEPLHPYSQALLDAVPERGMNPIPGPSPSMIEVPEGCRFHPRCPYKTDRCLTNPPVAEIDGRCVRCWMYA, from the coding sequence ATGCCTGATGTATTACTGAAAGTATCCGGTGTTTCCGTATCAATCCCAACCGGACAGGGAGCAGTTCATGCGGTTGATGATGCGGCGTTTTCGATTAACAAACATGAGGTGTTTTCACTGATTGGGGAGTCCGGGAGCGGCAAGTCAATTCTTGGCCAGGCAATAATGAGGCTGCTTCCCCCGAATGCGGTGTTTTCCGGGAAAGTAGAACTCGGCGGTAAGGAAATATCGGCTCTTTCCGAAAAGGAGATGCAGAAAGTCCGCGGCAAAACAGTTGCGTCAATTGCCCAGAACCCGTATCTTGCAATGAATCCGGGAATCAGAGTTGGCACTCAGGTTGCAGAGCCGATGCAAGCGCATCTTGGAATGAACAAAGAAGACGCAAGGGCCAGGACATGCCGGGCTCTTAAGTATTTTGATATTATCCCTGCTGAAGTGCGAGAAAGGGAATACCCGTTCCAGTACAGCGGCGGAATGCTGCAACGGGCAATGGTCGCAATGGGAACGGCTGCAAATCCTGAACTGATTATCGCTGATGAACCGACAAAAGGCATTGATGTGTTGAAGAGACGCAATATTGCAGCAATTTTTCGGAAGGTTGCCTCGGACGGCTGTGCGTTTCTTTTAATTACGCATGATGTCGGTTTTGCCCGGGTGATGGCGGACAGAATCGCGGTAAATTACTGCGGGCAGATTATAGAGATTGCAGGAAAGGATGCTTTTTTCAAAGAGCCTTTGCATCCGTATTCACAGGCGCTTTTAGATGCGGTGCCGGAGCGCGGCATGAATCCGATTCCAGGCCCGTCACCATCGATGATTGAGGTGCCTGAAGGCTGCAGGTTTCATCCGCGATGCCCGTACAAAACGGACAGGTGTCTGACAAATCCGCCGGTTGCGGAGATAGATGGAAGGTGTGTGAGGTGCTGGATGTATGCTTAA
- a CDS encoding ABC transporter substrate-binding protein — translation MKFNVQKTKLSISAVTVILVVALLCAGCVETKGTEEKVLRVVFNEGPDTGGSLDPANGWTGWYVHQAGIYETLFYYDADMNLMPKLASGYKQLNGTEWEIQLRKDVTFHDGTKMNADAVLFSLNRVLDPSNSRSSEYSFIKEVRKTGEYTIVIETNDVYAPLIAALVDPIMSIISPNIVDADKQPVGTGPFKFISVEPGTSLEIEKNPDYWDGEVKVDRILIQYNKDSTARTMLIKSGDVDISRDPLQSEYSALQANPDINVISKETLRTYFLYINGGKAPFDDVRVRQALSYAINRQEIVNTALEGVSGLPATGIFTNTMPWNANDQVESYEYNPEKALELFEEAGITKGTDGKLYYNGEPFTIEIQTYTKRAALQPSAEILASQLEDIGITSTVTILDSAALTANAVSGTYDFSLAAWSTAPTGDPDYFLSLHYLSTGNYASNWLRYSNPQVDELILEARRETDEEKRAELYDKIQIQIQEDAAIIPVFYANEIYALSSNVEGFVMYPNEYTIITKDIGFA, via the coding sequence ATGAAATTCAACGTACAAAAAACAAAACTCTCCATCTCTGCAGTTACCGTAATTCTGGTTGTAGCTCTGCTCTGTGCAGGGTGTGTTGAGACTAAGGGGACTGAAGAAAAAGTTCTCCGAGTAGTTTTTAATGAAGGTCCCGATACCGGCGGCAGTCTTGATCCTGCCAACGGCTGGACAGGGTGGTATGTCCATCAGGCAGGCATCTATGAAACACTGTTTTACTATGATGCAGACATGAATCTCATGCCAAAACTCGCATCCGGATACAAACAGTTAAACGGTACCGAATGGGAAATCCAGCTTCGTAAGGATGTAACTTTCCACGACGGAACAAAAATGAATGCTGATGCGGTTCTCTTTTCGCTGAACAGAGTACTTGACCCGTCAAACAGCAGATCATCAGAGTACTCCTTCATTAAAGAGGTACGAAAAACTGGTGAGTACACCATTGTCATCGAAACTAATGATGTCTATGCTCCATTAATTGCAGCCCTTGTAGATCCGATAATGTCAATCATCAGTCCCAACATTGTTGATGCAGACAAACAGCCGGTTGGAACGGGTCCCTTCAAATTTATTTCCGTCGAACCAGGTACAAGCCTTGAAATCGAAAAGAACCCTGATTACTGGGACGGTGAGGTAAAAGTTGACCGTATACTCATACAGTACAATAAAGACAGCACGGCAAGAACCATGTTGATAAAATCAGGAGATGTCGACATTTCCAGAGATCCTCTCCAGAGCGAGTATTCAGCACTTCAGGCAAATCCTGATATAAACGTCATTTCCAAAGAAACGCTGCGGACATACTTCCTGTATATAAATGGAGGCAAAGCACCCTTTGATGATGTCAGAGTCCGCCAGGCTCTCTCTTATGCGATCAACCGCCAGGAAATCGTGAACACAGCACTCGAAGGGGTTTCCGGCCTTCCTGCAACGGGAATATTTACAAATACCATGCCATGGAACGCAAACGATCAGGTCGAATCCTACGAATATAACCCTGAAAAAGCTCTGGAACTTTTCGAAGAAGCAGGAATCACTAAAGGCACAGATGGTAAGCTGTACTACAACGGCGAACCGTTCACCATTGAAATCCAGACATACACAAAACGTGCAGCTCTTCAGCCGAGTGCAGAAATCCTTGCCTCACAGTTGGAAGACATTGGCATTACCTCAACTGTGACAATTCTGGATAGCGCTGCCCTTACAGCAAACGCTGTTTCAGGAACATATGACTTTTCACTTGCCGCGTGGAGTACGGCACCGACCGGCGATCCTGATTACTTCCTCTCGCTTCATTACCTCTCAACCGGGAACTATGCATCCAACTGGCTCCGCTATTCCAATCCTCAGGTAGATGAATTGATTCTTGAAGCAAGGAGGGAGACGGACGAAGAAAAACGTGCTGAGTTGTACGACAAAATCCAGATACAGATTCAGGAAGATGCAGCAATAATCCCTGTCTTCTATGCCAACGAAATCTATGCTCTGTCATCAAATGTTGAAGGCTTTGTGATGTATCCAAATGAGTACACAATCATCACTAAGGATATCGGATTTGCATGA
- a CDS encoding MFS transporter, translated as MSAEYNVSKELQCAQEGIIITATVSKKLTGAITGHFLIDLYTPILPIILPLLIDTMGLSYFLAGLIVTAFNVVSSITQPFVGLYSDKTGWRASVPLCVSIGSLGICLTVFTNNYLLLLVLVMGAAIGHALFHPSAMDLVYRLSPPTKRGMYNSIFTTSGSISYSIGPFIAGVLIEFAGLPSVVWMVIPGIIGAAWIYRNDLRYLDEKFFEKPAKKVRSQSVERKKFWWVPAGLVVTICSLRAWAYVGLITYLPALLTIEYQGFDTVTTSLIVTVMLFFGVGGQIAGGYFSDLFGRKLMLVLGLLCAVPLFALIFLADGWLMYFGIMMYSFFACFCYVTSVTMTQELLPGNVAFASGLILGLCMGVGGVGAAVIGWAADVMGSLSDAMFLLIIPTILCPILALFVRYPPGK; from the coding sequence TTGTCTGCTGAATATAATGTATCAAAAGAACTACAATGTGCCCAAGAAGGAATTATTATTACTGCAACTGTTAGCAAAAAACTTACCGGGGCAATTACCGGCCACTTCCTTATAGACCTCTATACTCCGATACTTCCGATCATCCTCCCGCTCCTGATTGACACAATGGGCTTGTCCTATTTCCTTGCCGGCCTTATTGTTACGGCATTTAATGTAGTATCCTCAATAACCCAGCCATTTGTCGGTCTTTACAGCGATAAAACCGGCTGGCGTGCAAGTGTTCCGCTGTGCGTTTCAATTGGGAGTCTCGGTATCTGTCTTACCGTTTTCACGAACAATTATTTACTCCTTCTCGTGCTGGTAATGGGAGCTGCAATCGGTCATGCATTGTTCCATCCGTCAGCAATGGATCTGGTTTACCGATTAAGCCCCCCGACAAAACGGGGAATGTACAATTCAATATTCACAACAAGCGGCAGCATCAGCTACTCTATTGGGCCGTTTATAGCAGGAGTTTTGATTGAATTTGCTGGTCTTCCATCAGTTGTATGGATGGTGATTCCAGGTATTATAGGGGCAGCATGGATTTACCGAAATGATCTCCGATATCTGGATGAAAAATTTTTTGAAAAGCCAGCTAAGAAAGTTAGAAGTCAGTCTGTGGAGAGGAAAAAATTCTGGTGGGTTCCTGCAGGACTTGTTGTGACAATCTGTTCTCTTCGCGCCTGGGCATACGTGGGATTGATTACTTATCTGCCAGCGCTTCTAACTATCGAGTATCAGGGTTTTGATACTGTAACAACATCTCTGATTGTAACTGTTATGCTGTTTTTTGGAGTCGGGGGCCAGATTGCAGGCGGGTATTTTTCAGATCTTTTCGGGCGTAAATTAATGCTGGTTCTTGGCCTTTTGTGTGCAGTGCCATTGTTTGCCCTGATTTTTCTTGCTGACGGCTGGCTGATGTACTTTGGGATTATGATGTACTCGTTTTTTGCCTGTTTCTGCTATGTGACATCAGTTACAATGACGCAGGAACTTCTCCCCGGAAACGTCGCTTTTGCGTCAGGACTCATTCTCGGGCTTTGTATGGGCGTTGGAGGGGTAGGAGCTGCGGTTATCGGCTGGGCTGCCGATGTGATGGGGTCGCTTTCTGATGCAATGTTTCTGTTGATTATTCCTACGATATTGTGCCCGATTCTTGCATTGTTTGTTCGGTATCCGCCCGGAAAATAA